One Deltaproteobacteria bacterium DNA window includes the following coding sequences:
- the purD gene encoding phosphoribosylamine--glycine ligase, whose amino-acid sequence MKTLVIGSGGREHAIVWKVSQSKRVEKIFCAPGNPGIAELAECINIKADDINALKEFALKQNIALTVVGPEQPLTMGIVDEFEKAGLKIFGPSEKAAEIEGSKAFSKELMQKYNIPTAAYKVFDNADEAKEYAEKHHPPVVVKADGLAAGKGVFICPTMDEAFLAIDIIMNQKAFGSAGNKVVIEEFLSGEEASFLAWTDGEFVLPLASAQDHKQVFDNDEGPNTGGMGAYSPAPIITPSMQKKVMDEIMLPIVNAMKSEGRIFKGVLYAGLMLTKKGARVLEFNARFGDPETQPILMRLKTDIVDVFMAVVENRLKDIKLEWDKRAAVCVVMASEGYPGDYEKGKVITGIEGVKDMKDVFVFHAGTSLKDGRLVTNGGRVLGVTALGTGIKRAIKNAYTAVENIDWDGVHYRRDIGAKAVKTD is encoded by the coding sequence ATGAAAACACTAGTGATTGGCAGCGGCGGCAGGGAACATGCAATTGTATGGAAGGTTAGCCAAAGCAAAAGGGTTGAAAAAATCTTCTGCGCTCCCGGCAATCCCGGAATTGCCGAACTTGCAGAGTGCATAAATATAAAGGCAGATGACATAAATGCCTTAAAAGAATTTGCGCTTAAGCAAAACATTGCTCTGACAGTTGTTGGTCCTGAACAGCCTCTTACAATGGGCATTGTTGATGAGTTTGAAAAGGCAGGACTAAAGATTTTTGGGCCATCCGAAAAGGCTGCTGAAATAGAGGGGAGTAAGGCATTTTCAAAAGAATTGATGCAGAAATATAACATACCAACCGCTGCATATAAGGTTTTTGATAATGCAGATGAGGCAAAAGAGTATGCGGAAAAACACCATCCGCCTGTTGTAGTAAAGGCAGACGGTCTTGCAGCAGGCAAGGGTGTTTTTATATGCCCGACAATGGACGAGGCATTCCTTGCAATAGATATTATAATGAATCAAAAGGCATTTGGCAGCGCAGGCAATAAGGTTGTTATTGAAGAATTTCTTTCAGGCGAAGAGGCGTCATTCCTTGCATGGACAGACGGCGAATTTGTCCTGCCGCTTGCATCTGCACAAGACCACAAACAGGTCTTTGATAATGATGAAGGTCCGAATACAGGCGGCATGGGCGCATACTCGCCTGCGCCAATCATCACCCCTTCAATGCAAAAAAAGGTTATGGATGAAATAATGCTCCCGATAGTCAATGCAATGAAATCTGAAGGCAGAATTTTTAAAGGTGTCCTTTATGCAGGGCTTATGCTTACAAAAAAAGGGGCAAGGGTTTTGGAATTCAATGCAAGGTTTGGAGACCCTGAAACCCAGCCAATACTCATGCGTCTTAAAACCGATATTGTTGATGTATTTATGGCAGTAGTAGAAAATAGGCTGAAAGACATAAAACTTGAATGGGATAAAAGAGCAGCGGTGTGCGTTGTAATGGCATCTGAAGGCTATCCCGGAGATTATGAAAAAGGCAAGGTTATAACAGGGATTGAAGGTGTAAAGGATATGAAGGATGTATTTGTTTTTCACGCAGGGACATCCTTGAAAGATGGCAGACTTGTTACAAATGGCGGCAGGGTGCTTGGCGTAACAGCGCTTGGAACAGGCATAAAAAGGGCAATCAAGAATGCTTATACAGCGGTAGAAAATATAGATTGGGATGGGGTGCATTATAGAAGGGATATTGGTGCAAAGGCGGTGAAGACAGACTAA
- a CDS encoding site-specific DNA-methyltransferase: MKEIISDIILGDCKEVLRTLDDNSIDLVFTSPPYADRRIHTYGGIKPENYVEWFLPIGEQLLRVLKPDGTFILNIKEKAENGERHTYVLELILALREQGWLWTEEFIWHKKNCYPGKWPNRFRDAWERLLQFNKTRQFKMYQEAVMVPVGDWASGRLKRLSETDKIRDNSKSGSGFGKNISNWMDRDKVYPTNVLHFATVCNNKNHSAPFPEELPEWFIKLFTKEHDWVLDPFAGSGTTLSVAKLMHRNSIGIEILPEYVEMSKKNQTEKEFVLFEPKVKYESSKSK; this comes from the coding sequence ATGAAAGAAATTATCAGTGATATAATTCTTGGTGATTGCAAAGAGGTTTTAAGAACCCTTGATGATAATTCTATTGATTTAGTCTTCACTTCACCCCCTTATGCTGACCGCAGAATACATACCTACGGCGGCATTAAACCTGAAAACTATGTTGAATGGTTCCTGCCAATTGGTGAGCAACTTTTGAGGGTTCTTAAACCTGATGGAACATTCATTTTGAATATCAAAGAAAAGGCTGAAAATGGCGAGAGGCATACCTATGTTTTGGAATTGATTTTGGCATTACGTGAACAAGGCTGGCTCTGGACAGAGGAATTTATCTGGCATAAGAAAAATTGTTATCCCGGCAAATGGCCAAATCGTTTTCGCGATGCATGGGAAAGACTTTTACAGTTCAACAAAACCCGACAATTTAAAATGTATCAGGAAGCAGTAATGGTGCCTGTTGGCGATTGGGCATCGGGTAGATTAAAGAGGTTAAGCGAAACGGATAAAATAAGGGATAATTCAAAAAGCGGGAGCGGTTTTGGTAAAAATATCTCTAATTGGATGGATAGAGATAAAGTGTACCCTACAAATGTTTTACATTTTGCAACAGTTTGTAATAACAAAAACCATAGCGCCCCATTTCCTGAAGAACTGCCCGAATGGTTTATAAAATTATTTACAAAAGAGCATGACTGGGTATTAGACCCATTTGCAGGTTCAGGCACAACTTTAAGTGTAGCAAAATTAATGCATCGTAATTCTATAGGCATAGAAATATTGCCTGAATATGTGGAGATGTCCAAGAAAAATCAAACAGAAAAAGAGTTTGTATTATTTGAGCCAAAGGTAAAGTATGAATCATCTAAATCTAAATGA